In the genome of Andrena cerasifolii isolate SP2316 chromosome 5, iyAndCera1_principal, whole genome shotgun sequence, one region contains:
- the Wg gene encoding wnt family member 1 wingless isoform X1, whose protein sequence is MHARWMPIAGARLRNASRSGLRGPSAFGLGEGHHSTAANVGMILAPSSPRKRFVTRIHLERDPPPPSRAKGVAGLFDRARSALEAEWLFPSRDTKRSDPVTFLLRGIAKAGEPNNFLPMSPASLHMDPTVYATLRRKQRRLARENPGVLMAVARGANQAIAECQHQFRNRRWNCSTKNFLRGKNLFGKIVDRGCRETAFIYAITSAAVTHSIARACSEGSIQSCSCDYTHQSRAPSATHDWEWGGCSDNIGYGFKFSREFVDTGERGRNLREKMNLHNNEAGRAHVSSEMRQDCKCHGMSGSCTVKTCWMKLPTFRVVGDNLKDRFDGASRVMVSNSDRVRGNGNAIVSNSASNSVHGHREGLGRRHRYNFQLKPYNPEHKPPGPKDLVYLEPSPPFCEKNPKLGILGTHGRQCNDTSIGVDGCDLMCCGRGHRTQDVTVVERCACTFHWCCEVKCQLCRITKTIHTCL, encoded by the exons ATGCACGCACGATGGATGCCAATCGCTGGGGCACGATTGAGAAACGCAAGTCGATCGGGGCTGCGCGGTCCATCCGCGTTCGGCCTCGGCGAGGGTCATCACTCCACCGCCGCGAACGTGGGAATGATTCTCGCCCCGTCATCTCCGCGGAAGCGTTTCGTTACGCGGATCCACCTTGAACGCGACCCTCCACCTCCGAGTCGCGCAAAAGGGGTCGCGGGGCTCTTTGATCGGGCCAGAAGTGCCCTCGAAGCGGAGTGGCTTTTTCCCTCCAGGGACACTAAACGGAGCGATCCCGTCACTTTTCTCCTCAGGGGGATCGCCAAGGCAGGAGAGCCGAACAATTTTCTGCCGATGTCGCCGGCCTCCCTGCACATGGATCCCACGGTGTACGCGACCTTGAGGAGAAAGCAGAGAAGACTGGCCAGGGAAAACCCAGGGGTACTGATGGCCGTGGCCAGGGGTGCGAACCAGGCGATCGCCGAGTGCCAGCATCAGTTTCGCAATCGCCGATGGAACTGCTCCACCAAGAATTTCCTCCGTGGGAAAAATCTGTTCGGCAAGATCGTCGACAGAG GATGCCGAGAGACCGCCTTCATCTACGCCATCACGAGCGCGGCCGTGACTCATAGCATCGCACGAGCCTGCAGCGAGGGCAGCATCCAGTCGTGCTCCTGCGACTATACCCACCAATCCCGAGCACCATCCGCGACGCACGACTGGGAATGGGGTGGCTGTTCGGACAACATAGGCTACGGCTTCAAGTTCTCCCGCGAGTTCGTCGATACTGGCGAGCGCGGACGGAACCTGCGCGAGAAGATGAACCTGCACAATAATGAGGCAGGCAGAGCG CACGTGTCATCGGAAATGAGGCAGGATTGCAAGTGCCACGGCATGTCCGGCTCCTGCACCGTGAAGACCTGCTGGATGAAGCTGCCCACGTTCCGCGTGGTCGGCGACAACCTGAAGGACCGTTTCGACGGCGCCTCGAGGGTGATGGTGAGCAACTCGGACCGAGTTCGAGGGAACGGAAACGCGATCGTCAGCAATTCTGCGAGCAACTCGGTGCACGGGCATCGGGAGGGGCTGGGTCGTCGACACCGGTACAATTTCCAGCTGAAACCCTACAACCCGGAGCACAAGCCGCCCGGGCCGAAGGACCTGGTCTACTTGGAGCCCTCGCCACCATTCTGCGAGAAGAACCCCAAGCTGGGTATCCTCGGCACCCACGGCAGGCAGTGCAACGACACCAGCATCGGAGTGGACGGCTGCGACCTGATGTGCTGCGGCAGAGGCCACAGGACGCAGGATGTAACGGTCGTGGAGAGATGCGCGTGCACCTTCCACTGGTGTTGCGAGGTCAAGTGTCAGCTCTGTAGAATCACAAAGACGATACACACGTGCCTCTAG
- the Wg gene encoding wnt family member 1 wingless isoform X2 — MRHWVIIGALAVAIHASLTEITRNKNRGRGSMWWGIAKAGEPNNFLPMSPASLHMDPTVYATLRRKQRRLARENPGVLMAVARGANQAIAECQHQFRNRRWNCSTKNFLRGKNLFGKIVDRGCRETAFIYAITSAAVTHSIARACSEGSIQSCSCDYTHQSRAPSATHDWEWGGCSDNIGYGFKFSREFVDTGERGRNLREKMNLHNNEAGRAHVSSEMRQDCKCHGMSGSCTVKTCWMKLPTFRVVGDNLKDRFDGASRVMVSNSDRVRGNGNAIVSNSASNSVHGHREGLGRRHRYNFQLKPYNPEHKPPGPKDLVYLEPSPPFCEKNPKLGILGTHGRQCNDTSIGVDGCDLMCCGRGHRTQDVTVVERCACTFHWCCEVKCQLCRITKTIHTCL; from the exons ATGAGGCACTGGGTGATCATCGGCGCCCTGGCGGTGGCGATACACGCCTCCCTCACCGAAATCACCAGAAACAAGAATCGCGGCCGAGGATCCATGTGGTG GGGGATCGCCAAGGCAGGAGAGCCGAACAATTTTCTGCCGATGTCGCCGGCCTCCCTGCACATGGATCCCACGGTGTACGCGACCTTGAGGAGAAAGCAGAGAAGACTGGCCAGGGAAAACCCAGGGGTACTGATGGCCGTGGCCAGGGGTGCGAACCAGGCGATCGCCGAGTGCCAGCATCAGTTTCGCAATCGCCGATGGAACTGCTCCACCAAGAATTTCCTCCGTGGGAAAAATCTGTTCGGCAAGATCGTCGACAGAG GATGCCGAGAGACCGCCTTCATCTACGCCATCACGAGCGCGGCCGTGACTCATAGCATCGCACGAGCCTGCAGCGAGGGCAGCATCCAGTCGTGCTCCTGCGACTATACCCACCAATCCCGAGCACCATCCGCGACGCACGACTGGGAATGGGGTGGCTGTTCGGACAACATAGGCTACGGCTTCAAGTTCTCCCGCGAGTTCGTCGATACTGGCGAGCGCGGACGGAACCTGCGCGAGAAGATGAACCTGCACAATAATGAGGCAGGCAGAGCG CACGTGTCATCGGAAATGAGGCAGGATTGCAAGTGCCACGGCATGTCCGGCTCCTGCACCGTGAAGACCTGCTGGATGAAGCTGCCCACGTTCCGCGTGGTCGGCGACAACCTGAAGGACCGTTTCGACGGCGCCTCGAGGGTGATGGTGAGCAACTCGGACCGAGTTCGAGGGAACGGAAACGCGATCGTCAGCAATTCTGCGAGCAACTCGGTGCACGGGCATCGGGAGGGGCTGGGTCGTCGACACCGGTACAATTTCCAGCTGAAACCCTACAACCCGGAGCACAAGCCGCCCGGGCCGAAGGACCTGGTCTACTTGGAGCCCTCGCCACCATTCTGCGAGAAGAACCCCAAGCTGGGTATCCTCGGCACCCACGGCAGGCAGTGCAACGACACCAGCATCGGAGTGGACGGCTGCGACCTGATGTGCTGCGGCAGAGGCCACAGGACGCAGGATGTAACGGTCGTGGAGAGATGCGCGTGCACCTTCCACTGGTGTTGCGAGGTCAAGTGTCAGCTCTGTAGAATCACAAAGACGATACACACGTGCCTCTAG